The following coding sequences are from one Gossypium hirsutum isolate 1008001.06 chromosome A12, Gossypium_hirsutum_v2.1, whole genome shotgun sequence window:
- the LOC107930466 gene encoding probable inactive patatin-like protein 9 — protein MEQSKATFEIFTKLEQKWLSHCEPTKKIRILSIDGGGTTGIVAAAALIHLEDQIRLKTSDPYAQIADFFDMIAGTGVGAILAAMLSADDGTGHPLFTAREAVKFITLNNSRLFRVNKLAGVLHRRKKFSGKSMDKVLKEMFRREDGTVLTLKDTCKPLLVPCFDLNSSAPFVFSRADASESPSFNFELWKVCRATSATPSLFKPFRLSSIDGKTSCYSVDGGLVMNNPTAAAVTHVLHNKRDFPSVNGVEDLMVLSLGNGPSCGRSKVGSNGECSTSSVVDIVLDGVSETVDQMLGNAFCWNRTNYVRIQANGLGSGRMRMEEVLKERGVESLPFGGKRLLTETNGNRIESFVQRLVASGKTSLPPSPCKESAVSPLANGR, from the exons ATGGAGCAAAGTAAGGCAACTTTCGAGATCTTCACGAAACTGGAGCAGAAATGGCTATCTCACTGTGAACCTACTAAGAAGATTCGAATCCTTAGTATCGATGGTGGTGGAACGACTGGCATTGTCGCTGCTGCTGCTCTTATCCATCTTGAAGACCAGATCCGACTCAAAACCAGTGATCCTTATGCTCAAATTGCTGATTTCTTCGATATGATCGCCGGCACTGGCGTCGGTGCTATCCTTGCTGCTATGCTTTCTGCCGACGATGGAACTGGCCATCCACTTTTCACTGCTAGAGAAGCTGTTAAGTTTATCACGCTGAACAACTCTCGGCTCTTTAGAGTCAATAAGCTCGCCGGAGTTCTTCACCGTCGGAAAAAATTCTCCGGTAAGAGCATGGATAAGGTGCTGAAGGAAATGTTTAGGAGAGAAGACGGAACGGTTTTGACACTGAAGGACACGTGTAAGCCTCTCCTGGTTCCTTGCTTTGACCTCAACAGTTCAGCACCCTTTGTTTTCTCTCGCGCCGACGCTTCCGAATCACCTAGCTTCAACTTCGAGCTTTGGAAAGTGTGCCGCGCCACGTCAGCCACTCCAAGCCTCTTCAAACCTTTCCGATTGTCATCCATCGACGGCAAGACATCGTGCTACTCCGTGGACGGCGGTCTGGTCATGAACAACCCTACCGCCGCCGCGGTAACGCACGTGCTCCATAACAAGAGAGATTTCCCTTCCGTTAACGGCGTTGAGGATTTGATGGTTTTGTCTTTAGGCAACGGTCCGTCGTGCGGAAGGTCGAAGGTCGGTAGTAACGGCGAATGCTCCACTTCTTCCGTCGTTGACATTGTGCTTGACGGTGTCTCGGAGACGGTGGACCAGATGTTGGGGAACGCTTTCTGTTGGAACCGTACTAACTATGTTCGAATTCAG GCAAACGGACTGGGGAGTGGAAGGATGAGAATGGAGGAGGTACTGAAGGAAAGAGGGGTCGAGTCGTTACCGTTTGGCGGGAAGAGATTACTGACGGAGACTAACGGAAATAGAATTGAAAGCTTTGTGCAACGCCTTGTTGCTTCCGGGAAAACCAGCCTCCCCCCAAGTCCCTGCAAGGAATCAGCCGTCAGCCCACTAGCAAACGGCCGTTAG